The window ATGAATTTGTCGGTAAGGAGACAGATGGCTGGAAGAATACAGTAGGCAAGGAGTGGAATAGATGTGAACGGATAGATTGTTGTATTGGCGTAGGCGAAACGCTCAAGCCATTTGAGTTTGCCACCTTTGTAGCCATACCAGAGAGGGCTGTGCCGGCTGAAAAAGATTTCAACAGACCCGAGGGCCCAACGCAAAACCTGGTTTAACCTGTCTGATAGATTGATTGGAGCTGAACCTTTGAATGCAGCTCTCTTTGGCATGCAGTAAATAGATCTCCAGCCACGGCAATGCATCTTGAAACCCGTCAAAATATCCTCAGTGATAGAGCCATAGATCCAACCCAGCTGCATTTAAGAGATACACAAAAGTTTGTTAACAATGGCCAGCTTCGAAATCATAAATGAGAAGGTGACACCTAACGGTTCAGTGTTATTACCTCAGTTCCCCACTCAGTCTTGTCTTCATAACCGCAGCTTATGACGTGGATTGCCTCCTTAAGGAGCACTGCAGGACTTGATGACGGAGGAACACCACCGTCTTCCATCAAAGTTGAGGTTACAAAGATAGATGATTGCCCAAACTTTTTCTCAAAGTTCATCTCAGACATCAGATGCTCCTTGTCACCTTCAGCTCCTGCTAAGCAAACACTATCAGATCTGCAGCATTCCCATAGTATACTAAACCTACTTTAAGATTTGGAGCCATATTCTAAGTTTATGTTGGGATAGTTTACCTCCAAGGGATGCTATGTCGCCATTCGACTCATGCTTGGACTTTCTCCGGCGCCCAAAACAAGGACAACAACCACAGCTTATCATCTTGGGACGTTTAGGACCCTTTGGTGGTTCATAACCATACAGAGCTTGTCGTTTGAAAACACACCCAGTACCGACGTAAACTGGACCTTGGATTCCATCTAGACCTTTCATATTGATCTGTAACAAACACAGGAGTGTAAGAAAGATGATGCATTTATGTCATAGATCAGAAGTTGAAGAAAATGTAGATTGCGTCTTTACATCAAAGAAGACTGTGTTTCTGTTGGCGTAACGATCGTGCCTGTCAATACCATCGAACCTCTGAGGGAATTGAACATAGCAGACCTTCTTTCCAATCTGAGGATCCATCAAAAAGCACATTGCTTCCCTCACGGCCTTGCTGTTGTTAACATAGTGATCACAGTCCAAGTTCAGCATGAATGGAGCATTTGTGAGTACACCTGCTACTCTAACCAGAGCGTTCATGGCACCAGCTTTCTTGTGGTGCTGAAAACCAGGCCGCTTCTCACGTGACACGTACACAAGCCGTGGGAGCTCGTTTCCTTCCACATCAAATCCTCCGTTGCTGCCGAGGAAGACTTGGATCATACCTGGATGGTCCTTCGTGTTATTCCCTGGCCATGGCGTTCCGTCCGGCATGATCCAACCTTCTATAGGAGCCTTTGAGGCTTTCGCCACGAGAGCATTGATCCTCACCTTGAACTCCTCATACTCTCTCTGCCAAAAAATCAATTTACCGATTGGAAAATTTAGATTATAGTGAAGGCCTGAGTGATGATATAACTTGATCTCAAGTGAATAGACACTGACCTTCATGGCTCGGCGTTCCTTAACGAATGTTGGCTGGACTTTATCCTTAAGATAATCAATCTTCAACGTGAAGTACATCTCCGGTGCCCTTGGCTCTATGGAAAATTTCTTACAGAAGGGAACCCATTTTCTTGCAAACTCAGCAGTTTCTGCTAGAGAGTCGAATGTGAGCATGGAAGCACCATCGTCAGATACGTAGCAAGAGATTTTCTCAACTGGGTAGTCCATGGCCAAGATTGACAGCACGGTGTTGGATGTGACGAGGGGAGGCTCCTTCATCGGGTCCACCGTACTAACAAAGACATCCACAGGGGCAAGCATGTTTGGTTCACCTTCTCTCTCGTATCtgtataaacaaaaattatattaaaactcCAACTTCATAGATTTTATGGCGCTTCCATTTGTAATGTGTAGACTTTACCTGAGGGAGAGACGGTCTAGATAGGTCTCACGATCAATGGGGAACCACTTGGGAAACTGATCAAGAATCCAAGAGACAGCGAACCAGATTTCACAGATCACAGAGGTCAGCCATAACCCCAGAGCATCGTGCACGGGG of the Brassica rapa cultivar Chiifu-401-42 chromosome A03, CAAS_Brap_v3.01, whole genome shotgun sequence genome contains:
- the LOC103856249 gene encoding cellulose synthase A catalytic subunit 7 [UDP-forming] isoform X1, producing the protein METLQQTTYHTERETLQRVCIIFIDKNQLLPLTVNVIATVLFSLTADVAAMEASAGLVAGSHNRNELVVIHNHEEPKPLKNLDGQVCEICGDQIGLTVEGDLFVACNECGFPACRPCYEYERREGSQNCPQCKTRYKRLRGSPRVEGDEDEEDIDDIEDEFNIDDGQDKQKHSAESMLYGKMSYGRGPEDDENGRFPPVIAGGHSRHVSGEFPVGGGYVNGEHGLHKRVHPYASSEAGSERWDDKKEGGWRERMDDWKLQQGNLGGPEPDDDPEMGLIDEARQPLSRKVPIASSKINPYRMVIVARLVILAVFLRYRLLNPVHDALGLWLTSVICEIWFAVSWILDQFPKWFPIDRETYLDRLSLRYEREGEPNMLAPVDVFVSTVDPMKEPPLVTSNTVLSILAMDYPVEKISCYVSDDGASMLTFDSLAETAEFARKWVPFCKKFSIEPRAPEMYFTLKIDYLKDKVQPTFVKERRAMKREYEEFKVRINALVAKASKAPIEGWIMPDGTPWPGNNTKDHPGMIQVFLGSNGGFDVEGNELPRLVYVSREKRPGFQHHKKAGAMNALVRVAGVLTNAPFMLNLDCDHYVNNSKAVREAMCFLMDPQIGKKVCYVQFPQRFDGIDRHDRYANRNTVFFDINMKGLDGIQGPVYVGTGCVFKRQALYGYEPPKGPKRPKMISCGCCPCFGRRRKSKHESNGDIASLGGAEGDKEHLMSEMNFEKKFGQSSIFVTSTLMEDGGVPPSSSPAVLLKEAIHVISCGYEDKTEWGTELGWIYGSITEDILTGFKMHCRGWRSIYCMPKRAAFKGSAPINLSDRLNQVLRWALGSVEIFFSRHSPLWYGYKGGKLKWLERFAYANTTIYPFTSIPLLAYCILPAICLLTDKFIMPPISTFASLFFIALFGSIIATGILELRWSGVSIEEWWRNEQFWVIGGISAHLFAVVQGLLKILAGIDTNFTVTSKATDDDDFGELYAFKWTTLLIPPTTVLIINIVGVVAGISDAINNGYQSWGPLFGKLFFSFWVIVHLYPFLKGLMGRQNRTPTIVVIWSILLASIFSLLWVRIDPFVMKTKGPDTSMCGINC
- the LOC103856249 gene encoding cellulose synthase A catalytic subunit 7 [UDP-forming] isoform X2, whose translation is METLQQTTYHTERETLQRVCIIFIDKNQLLPLTVNVIATVLFSLTADVAAMEASAGLVAGSHNRNELVVIHNHEEPKPLKNLDGQVCEICGDQIGLTVEGDLFVACNECGFPACRPCYEYERREGSQNCPQCKTRYKRLRGSPRVEGDEDEEDIDDIEDEFNIDDGQDKQKHSAESMLYGKMSYGRGPEDDENGRFPPVIAGGHSRHVSGEFPVGGGYVNGEHGLHKRVHPYASSEAGSERWDDKKEGGWRERMDDWKLQQGNLGGPEPDDDPEMGLIDEARQPLSRKVPIASSKINPYRMVIVARLVILAVFLRYRLLNPVHDALGLWLTSVICEIWFAVSWILDQFPKWFPIDRETYLDRLSLRYEREGEPNMLAPVDVFVSTVDPMKEPPLVTSNTVLSILAMDYPVEKISCYVSDDGASMLTFDSLAETAEFARKWVPFCKKFSIEPRAPEMYFTLKIDYLKDKVQPTFVKERRAMKREYEEFKVRINALVAKASKAPIEGWIMPDGTPWPGNNTKDHPGMIQVFLGSNGGFDVEGNELPRLVYVSREKRPGFQHHKKAGAMNALVRVAGVLTNAPFMLNLDCDHYVNNSKAVREAMCFLMDPQIGKKVCYVQFPQRFDGIDRHDRYANRNTVFFDINMKGLDGIQGPVYVGTGCVFKRQALYGYEPPKGPKRPKMISCGCCPCFGRRRKSKHESNGDIASLGEGDKEHLMSEMNFEKKFGQSSIFVTSTLMEDGGVPPSSSPAVLLKEAIHVISCGYEDKTEWGTELGWIYGSITEDILTGFKMHCRGWRSIYCMPKRAAFKGSAPINLSDRLNQVLRWALGSVEIFFSRHSPLWYGYKGGKLKWLERFAYANTTIYPFTSIPLLAYCILPAICLLTDKFIMPPISTFASLFFIALFGSIIATGILELRWSGVSIEEWWRNEQFWVIGGISAHLFAVVQGLLKILAGIDTNFTVTSKATDDDDFGELYAFKWTTLLIPPTTVLIINIVGVVAGISDAINNGYQSWGPLFGKLFFSFWVIVHLYPFLKGLMGRQNRTPTIVVIWSILLASIFSLLWVRIDPFVMKTKGPDTSMCGINC